The genomic DNA CCTGAGGCAGGTCTGACGCAGGCCTCCGGGCCTGAGGGGGTGGTGGGCTGTCCAGCACCACCGCCAGACCTCCAGGCCTCTGCCGTGCCTCCTCCCGGCGGCCAGGGTCCGTCAATaagcctgctgctgggaaagcacTGGCCTTGCCCCAGACCGAGCAGACGCCTCCCTGCCGCCCGCCCCAGCTGCCCTGCCAGGCTGGCCCTACCTGCCCGGGTAGCCCAGCCACACCCGCCACTGTGccctgcccagggctggggccGGCAGTCCTTCCCGCCCACCACCCACCTGGCTGTCCTGGCCCCCACCCCCGGGCGCGGGTCTTGCTGGGCCAGTGACCGCTGTGGCTCTGGGCCCCACGTCTGCCCCGCGTCCGTGTGGCCGGGGGTCTGAGGCCCGCTTTGTGTGCGGTGAGGGTTGAGGGGGTGACGGGGCCTCTGACACCCGGAgctccccacccagccctgctcTGCTCACGCTGCCCCATTTCCCTGTCTTCcgccccttctgccctcaactgCCCCACATCAGGGAGCCGTGCCTCCCGGGGCTCCGGCACCGACCCCGTCTCGCAGTCCGTGTGGAATGTGCCCTCCTGATGTCCCTGGTGCCCACAGGAAGCCGGGCCTGCCCcctgctctccagctgtggctGTGGAAGCCGGCGGCGCACTCACCATCCACGCCACTCAGCCAGCTCTGAGCATGTTCTCGCGGACCCGGCCATCACCCTCGTCCCCTGCCCAGCACCCCCTCCTGATCTCGTTTCCTTCCAAGGCGCGAAACAGAACGGCCGACGCCAGCTTATCCAGCTGGGCCCGCGCCCGCTGCCTCATTCCGTGGGCTGTCTGTCATAACTGGTTCAGGGGGATCCAGGGCGCCATCAAACCCCGGACACGCTGCTTGGATGGATAACCGAGGATGACAGCCAAGGGACCCACTTGCCCTTGACTCAGCTGGGGCTGCAGGCCCGCGTCCACTCAGGAAAAGGCAGCAAGCGGAGAACGTTGACTTCTGTGCTTGCAGCTCAGCAGCAGGGGTGTCCACCCCACACCGCGCGTCCACACAGACCACACCGCGCGTCCACCCCACACTGCGTTGGTCCAAGGGCACGGCCTTGAACAAGGGCACTTCGCGCACCTGTCGGCGTTGCAGGGGCTGGCACACTGACCCCACGTGTGTTATCCGCATTCGGCCATAAATCGCTGGGGGTTGTAATTACAGTTTGATTGCTGGGTAAAGCACCATGTGCAGCCTTTCCATCTAAAGGAGTAACAATTTCCACGAAGCCGACAGCCCTGCCTGCGGAAACCGCGGCTTTATGGATCTCTTTATTGGAGCGTGTATCTCTCCTCCTGAATTACAGCAGCTGCGAGCAGGGCACCGGGGAAGGCAAGGGCCAAGCGCCTTCTCACACGAGCCGCTCGTCTTGATTCACAAGGCAGAGCAGAGCAGCAAGGCGCTGGCTTCAGTGACGGAAGTTTTTGCTCTCGATAGCTACCAGACAGCTTTGGGCAGCTCTAAGTGCCACTTGGGACAGTGCTGGGGACCCTGGTTTCGATTATACGTCAGCCACATTCCAGGCGGGCAGCTGTGGGACAGCACAGATGACAGGCTCAAGTGTGTTGCCTCCTGGGGGCGGTCCCCTGGGGGTCTGAGCAATTTGCCCCGTCCTGCTGAGCCTCGATTGCCTCCACTGCCCACCTGCCTCTTAACGCAGTCACCAGGCCTCGGTCAGATGGCAGGGGCGCCACCAGGGTTTGGCGTGCAGGAGGCCTCCGCACAAGGCTGCACTGGAGCCCTGCACGCAGGGCCCGGAGGGACGTCCGCCTTCAGCGTGGACTAGGATGGCCTGTCCCTTAGAAAAGGGACCAGGGAGTGCCAGCGTGGGGCTGGGGCCGGGTAAGCAGTGTGGAAGAAAGTTGCTTGGTtacgtccaactgtttgtgaccccacggactggagccccccaggctcctctgtccatggacttctccaggcaagagtagtggagcgggtagcctttcacttctccaggggaccttcccgacccaggagtcaaacccaggtctcctgcactgcaggcagcttatttaccagctgagctactaggaaagccaGTGCGGCCCATCCAAGGAGTGTCCTGGAGGGGCCTGGGGACGGGTGACGGGCGTGGCCTCAGGGCCCCCTGCTTGCTTCAAACCCTAGCCCTGCCGCTGCGCAGCGGCCTCCGTTCAATGCCGTGTAGACCTCATGGGGTGGGCGGGAGGACTAAATGTGTCGCCAGGACTGAAGGGTGAGCCCAGAGCTCACCAACGGGCAGCGTGAGCCGGACCTCTCATACATTTAGGGGCCGAGTCGGAAAACCAAAGCTGCCAATCGCCTTGGCCCCAGGCTGGAGCCTGACCCGAGTTCAGGCTCCCGGCTGGTCAAGCAGGAGAAGCACGTTTCCGGACTCGTCTGATGCCCAGATGACAAGCGTGCTAATTACAGGCTGATACGGATGAGGCGGCTCCGGCCCAGCAGAGCTCGCGTTGCCCCGAGTGCCCGGCCAGGCGCCGGTTCTCCGGGAGCCGTTGCCCCCCACCATCCCCAGGCCCTGCTGACCCCCCAGCACCTCTCTTCTCCTCAGGTGCGTGTCCCCACACCTGCCGTGACCTGTGTCGCCCCTCGGGTCCTCTCGTGGGTGGACAGGCCTTCCCCCTCTCCAGCTGGCCAGCTGCTTTCAGGCTTTTAAAGCGTCTGTGCAGGCCCTCCAAGAGCAGACGCCGGGCAGGGTCTTCTCAGGAGAAAGGCCGGGGCTGAGAGCGAGCAGCAGGGAGGTGGGACCCGGAGCCCCCACCAGATGTAGCCACCGAAGAGCCCTGAGCTGCCCGGCATGGATCTGCCTGTTTCCCCTGGTGGGGGCCTGGCTTCCGGATCCCTCGAGCTCCCCACACAGGGGCATCTGCACCGCTCCAGAAGTCTGGTGGACCTTTGTGTGACTGCCCGGCCCTCCTGACACAGGTCACCGGGCCACCCCACAGCTGGTGTGTGCCTGCAGGCTTACCCGACGGTCCCACGGGGCTGTGGACGTGCCTCCCCAGGGGCCCCAGCACCTGCTGAGGGAACGAGCGTCTGAACACGGCTGTCCTGTCCCATGCTCAGCAACCCCACCCGAGTCCTTCTCAGACCAGCAGCGTGgtctcaccaccaccatcaccatcaccagtcCTCAGCAGCCGCTAACGTCCCAGTTTGCACTTCTGCCCCCCGGCCATTCCCATAAGCACCAGCGCCTGTGGGGGGACACGCCTCTACCCTCCGCCTTTAAGCACACGGCTCTGGAGGCTAGGGTGCCAGCCCATCAGGAGGCTGTAAGCCGCGTCTGGGCGGCGGAAGGATCAGAAAAGCCacgggaagaggaggaggatgagGGAGGGGCAGAGTCGGCTCCTGGAGCCGCCTCACCACATGAACCTGAGATCGAGCTTTTGCCAAACAGGTTTTCCTTCCCTCGGCTGTTCACTGCAGTGAACGCGTATCGAGTGCCTGACGTCTCTCAGCATCGTTAAGAATGGTGAGGTATTTGGggatatgcatttatttttaataataaaagaaatcccCCAACAACTGAGGGCCGCGACTCACTCGTCAGCTCTCACACGCGAGGGGCTGTCTGGGCCTGGGGAGGACGCATAACCGCCTCAGGACACGCTTCCTGTCCTCCCTCCACAGGGGCCGTCGGCCTCCAAACCAACGTCAGCCTGAGGTGTCTGTCTCTTCCAGCTCCaagggccacagccagagagcgcctcctcctaaCTAAAGGAGCGCCTGCAGAGCCTCGAGGTGTCTGAGCTGCCGCAGGGCCCTCCCGGACGGCAGGGGTGGCCACTCCAGCGTCACCACACCTGGCACATCTGAATCACCTCCTTCAGGCCCTTCACCGCCTCCATGCTCTTGTCCTTCATGGCCAGGGCGAGGAGAACGGCTCTGTTTCCAGCTTCTTGAGACACAAACGCCACCAGGTTCTTTGCGAAGACATGGACGAGGGGCTGACGAGGGCAAGGGGAGAAGACCACTTTAACTGCCTCCACCCAGTACCTCTCGGGAGCCCAGGCCAGCTTCCCGGCTCCTCTCTCTCCTGGTTATCTCTACTGAAAGGGCCGTGAGAGTCCACAGAGGGAAACCCTGTCAGACCTCACAGATGATGTTTCCAGAACGGGGCAGAACAGGAACTCATTACCATGACGCTTGCGTTACAGAATCAGTGCCTCTGCGCGTCTGTCTGATAAAATGCCGACGGGCTGCACGCAGCAGGCGGACACCCTCAAATTATCTGGGGGCCCCGCACAGTGCTGCCCTGGGCTGAGGTGGCGGGGGACGGGGGCTGTGCTTGCCTCCAGACGCTCCCCATCCTGACAAAGTACGGGCACGGGGAGCCCTTCCCAACCACATTACCTCATCCTTCCCGAGGAGGACTTTAGTGTTCAGCACAGGCTTGCCGATGTCACCAGTCACACTGCTGGGCTCCAGGGAGACCAAGGTGCCCATCTTCCCCAGCTGGGTCACCACCACCAGGATGTGACTGCCGAAGGCTGTGCAGACCACCTCAGTGGGCACTCCACACACCACTGCAGTCTTCTGCTTGGACGTCAACAACGGCTTGCCTTCCATGGCTGAGTCTGCTCAATGGCACCTTTCATTTAtgttgaggaaaaaaacaaagaaggaagTCAGTGGCAGATAGCCTGGGAGCTCCAGAATAAACACTATTTGGTAtcaaaagagaaacacaagttggCCCATTCACAAGCCTGTCTGTTCGCCCACACAGGCTTTATTCGCCCGGAACTTTCTGgattcactcagacacacacaggctGGATGTCAAAGTACGCTTCTCCCTGAGGAGGCAGACGAGGACAATCCCTCCCCGCGCGGGGGCCCCACCCCACGCCGAGGGCCCTCCCTGAGTCCCGGCGGCCCGCCCTCGCAGGGGAGTGGGCGCCGCAGGTTCGGAAGCCCGGCAGAGCAGGGCCGCGCCTCCGCCGCCCCTCCGGTCCGCCCACTAATCGTTTTCTGCGTTTTGAGAAACCGTCGGTCCCACAGAAGCGGCAGCAAAACCACCGCAGCGCGGGGAAGAGGGCGGGGGCCGGGCGGCGCCCCCGGGGGCGCCCAGCCTCTCGGCCCGGCTCCAGCCGCACGGGACGCCCACGACCCCGCCACCCGCCATGTCGCCCGCGCTCACCGCGCCGCGCCCGGAAGTGACGCACGCAGGCTCCGCGGGCCCGCCCCGACAGGCCCCGCCCCGCGAGCGCcgagccccgccccccgccggaAGTGCAGCCTGCGGGGCTTCCGGCTCCCGCTGCGGCCTCGGGACTCTGCGCTGTGGGGTTCCGCGCGCCCGCGCGGGAAGGGCTGGGCGCCATGTTTGCGGAAAGAGGCTGAAGCACCAACCCGTGGGCCTCCCGGCCCCTGGCCCTCAGGCGAGGGGCGCCTGCCTTCTCCAGAAGGCCGTCCTCGCGCCCTCCTGAGGGAGACCCTGCAGCTCTGTGGTTGAGGAGCCTCAGAAACGGGGTTTCTGGCCCCTCGGCCGTGGGTTCCAGGACCTTCAGGGAAGCATGGGCAGCTGAGAGAGAAGCAGGGCCGGACGCCAGTTTAAGCGCCGAAAACATCCCAGTCAGGACCCTTGATGTAGGGCGCAAGAGACCTCACTGTGGGACCCTCTGGGTTCATCCCAAATgcctgttgactgaaaaaaaacacACGACCTAAAAGTCGggagttatgttttattccttggacaaaactgaggacttaagcccaggACGCAGCATCCCAGATAACTGAGGGACTGCCCCGAAGAGGTAAGGGAGGGGccagggtatataaggtttttgcaacaaagaccggGTAGTCCGAAAGTCAGAAGATTGCTTAATACAGGAAAACCAGGCATCTCCAGGAATTCAGCGCTTTCCTACGttcctttgatgtgcacctcAGCTTCCTGGGGTGCTTTCTCACCCCGAGTCCCCTCAGGGTGCACCGTCGGGCACCTGTGATGTGACGGCTTGTAGGTTGCAGCATTCTTTGCTTACTGATACAGCACGTGACATTTTTCACTTAGAGCAGCAGGAACCAGTGGGGATTTACAGCCAAAGATCAGGACAGGGTCAGTGGGTGGGAAATTACtaagggaagggggtggggggtttCTAGGCAGGAAAACCCAGGAGAACTCCTGCTGGAGGCAGGCCAGGGACGCTTCAGACCACCTGGGGGACGATGGGGGATGAGGAACTGGTTAGACTTCGGCGGTTACCAGACATACAGGATCGGGGGAGCAGTTCTTGCTAAGACTGGAAAATGCAGAGACGTCACAGAAGTCCAGAAGTGAGCGCCTAGTTGGGAAAGagttcagagggcttccctggtgggccagtggctgacACTGTGCTCCCAGCGCAGGGTTCCGTTCCTGGTCGGGGAATgagatcccacatcctgcagccaagcccaagcactgcagtggagaccctgtgcagccaagattaaatgaataaaacGTGGCagagagtttttttaaaaacagttcagGGAGTAGAGTCTGGTCTAGGAGAATCTTTGTCAGTACGCTCTGCCTGGCAGTAacaaaagcctttaaaaaaaaaaaaaaatcttttccgggcttccctgggggctcagtggtaaagaaccggcctgccagtgcgggagacggGTTCAATTTGTGGTCCGGAAAGAGTCGACATCCCGCGGGGCAGCTCCGCCTGTGCACAGCTTCTTAGCCTGTGCTCCGAAACCCGCaaggagagaagccaccacaaagaagcccacgcaccgcggCTAGAGAGCACCCGCCGCTCTAGAGAGTAGAGGACCCGCCGCCCTAGAGAGACCCGCCGCTCGCTGCAGCGAGAGAGAAGTCCTCGCGGCAACGAAGGCCCACACGAAAATGCGTATGTTCGGAAGTCACTGAGATTGCAGCAAACCGCTTTTGGTTGCACCACGCGGCATATGgggccttagttccctgaccagggattgaacccacgtctgctgcattggaggtgcggagtcttaaccactgggcctctaGGGAGCTCCCTGACTAAGGCCCGTGAACCCCTCTAGGTGATTCCAGGAGCCTCTACCCTCAAAAGCCCCTCCGGGCCAGCCGTCCACGGCCGAGGGGATGATGACAGCTGACCTTAATTTGGCACTTAGTGTGTGCCAGGAGTTGTGCCAAGTGCTTTCCTACAGTGACGTGTCTGATCTCAACCCCGCTGAGTAGACACGTTACCGTCCCTGTTGTAGAGACCGTATGTTCAGGCTCGcaggacttgcccaaggtcacaaagctgagAGGGGTGGGATCTGGGCTTCCGAAACTTACTCTTGATTACTGGTCTCACGATGCGCACGCCCAGGTAAAGGGGAAGAGCGAGGGCAGTGCTGTCCTGCAGCAGGATGACTTCTGGTCCCCCAGGGGTCTtagagccccccacccccgcatgcATCTCTCTCTCTGAGCTGAAGTGATGTTTGCGGGGGGGGGGTCTTGTGCTGACTCTGCAGTAATCAGAGCCTTGAGCCTCTCCCTGAAGAGATGAACACCCCCTCAGAAACCTGTCCGGCTTCCTGACAGCCTTTCAAGGAAGGCTCCCCCCGGCCTGGTCTGTCCACATCACTTAACCCCTTAGGAAGCCCTgttgtcatgtccagctctctgcgaccccgtggactagcccagtagactcctctgtccatgggatttcccaggcaagaataccggagtgagttgtcatttcctcctccaggggatcttcctgacccagggattgaaactgtgccttctgccttagcaggcaggttctttaccgctgaaccacctgggaagccctgggtggCACCCTCCTCTCCTTACTGCTTTTTCTCAGGGTTTAATAACTCCGTGCACAATCCAGGTTATGTCAAATGAAACATGCTCCGTGCCCAGTGATTCCCGGTGGCATGAAAGCAAAAGGCTTGCCTGCAAAGCATGACCAAGACAGACGTAGAAGTGAAGAGAAACCTTGTGTTTTGAGCTTTTTTGCAGCCAGTTCACCAAGGGAAAGATTAGGAGTTTCATGGTTcgaatattcaaaagaagaggcATACAGTTTCTCAGGAGGGTCTAGGTTTTCGTTGGCTCTAAATTTAAAAACCCATCCATCCGCACATGCCTTAAAAGCCAATTGCCAATGTATTGCCGTGTGAAACCTGTAAAAggttcatttacttttatttaccaATTCATGCGTTCTCTCTCTGAAGGCAAATAGGTACAAGAAATCTGACCCCCTGAAAAAAACCCCACCCGAAACAAAACAACCCCGCGAGTCTGGAATAAGCTCATCGCTTTTATTAAAGAGATGCTGAAGAGCACAGTTTCTTTAAAGACTCTTGTTGATGACCGTTTTTTAAGTCTCTGTTGAGTTTGTTGTGATATCACTTCCGTTTTCTGTCTTgggtttttggctgtgaggctgTGGGATcgtagcttcctgaccagggacagaacctgcagCCTCTGTGCTGAAAGGTGAGCTCTCATtctcactggactgccagggaggtccctaagCTGGTACTGTTTTTATGATGGTGTCTTTGGTTCAGATCTTTGGTGAAGACTGAGTGTGGAGGACACATGGGGTGAGAGCCGCCCCAGACCGCAGCAGTGGCCGTCAAGgcgggggcttcctggtggcctgAGTGGGTGTGTGAGCAGAATTTACACAGTTACAATGTCGGAGCGGGAGGTCACCGCCTGCCCTCGACTGCTTGAGTGCAAGATGAGACTCGAACTGGAAAGAAAGACCCACCCTTAGGTGAACTCGCTGGAAATGGGGGTGACGCAGTAATGAGGTCAGTGGGGCAGAAGAGCTTGAGAATTTACCTTGGAAAAAAGGAGGGGGAGTGTCTTGAATGTGTCTTGCATTCAAGGACATTTAGGTTCTTACTGCAGTGATAAGCTGTAGAGCCAGCGAAGGATCCGCCAGGTGCTGGTTTGGCAGGTCAGAATTTTTTCAACAAATTGAATGCTTGCTCTCCACGTTCCCCTCCACGTTCCCCTCCACGTCGTGTATGGTTTTCTCAGCTCTGCCATAAAAAGCGTCAGTTGTGCTGAGATACATACGCTCGCCATCCATTTCCCCAGGAGCCTCTCCCAGCCCTTTGCTGTTCACGTCACTCACAGTGGGAGCCCCAGCCCGACACCAGCTCTGCCAGTTCCCTGGGCCTCAGCTGCAGTCAGGCCCTCCCACACTTGCCAATGGCTTTGGGCCAGGTCTGAACATCCCTCAGCATTTCGTTTATGGACTTTCTGCAGTGTTGCATCTTTTGCAAGGTTTACAGTCTGACTTGATCTGCACCGCACTTCCGCAGCCTCACAACACGATTCCCAGGGCGTTCAgtgttgggggtgtgtgtgtgtgagagagagagagacagagaaagaggtgGAGAGAAGTAGATTCTGGAGCTACACAGTGAGGGACGCCTGAGCGGAGCCCAGTTATGCAAATAGTCAATTCATTCATGAAACTCCTTGTGTTGTGACAAGGCCTCTTTTCCTCTGCAGCCTCCGACCGCAGGCACTCAGGCAGCTGACACCTGGACCAGCAGGACGTCCGGGTATTGCCGTCTTGGAACAGGTAAGGCATTGCCAGGGTTGCCTCGGTCTTGTAGAGGCAACACCCCTCTAAACTTCTATGAGACGCGGCAGTTAGTGGAGCccctttacttatttatttgactgcacctcCTGGCTTTCGGGATCTCACTTCCCTGACGAGCAGCTGAGCCTGGGGCTGCAGCAGTGAAAACGctgagtgctaaccactggaccaccggggaagtcccagagCCACGTTACCTGCATGAACGATGCTCGCTCTCACTTCTCTCGGCCAGTCTGGGTCGCAGCCGTTGCAGATCACATCTGTGACGCAGGCCTGAGACACAGCCATCAGAGGCAGGGATTTCGTTACGTTTGGATCATAGAGATCTTCGAGTGAGTGAGAAAGCTGCATCCGCTAGGGTTTTTTCAAGTGAGGTGGCAGACACAGATGTGAAACCATCTTCTGCCCAAAAGGAGAGCAGACGGGCTTGTACAGAGAAGACCGGAGCCCTGACGTCCCCTCCACCTCTCAGCTCTGCAGGCGCGGGCCCCACCCGTGGATGGGCTGGGCCCCCAACGCAAGTCCTGTGACCGAATCTCCTTAGACCATCCTGGGTCACGCTCCTGTCCTCGAATCAGCcactgtttttaaaatgagttaatgTAAGGAGTTCCCCGGCTGTCCGGTGATTAGGACTcggagctttcactgctgtgggttcggtccctggtcgaggaactaagatcccgcaagccgtGTGGCtcggtcaaaaaaagaaaaggaaaagttaacGCAAAAGCCTTAACCCATGTATCTAGGAGCTTAAGCAATACTCCTAAATAATATCGTCAAAGAAGAGGTTGTGAGTGGATTgacagaatattcaggacttcccACTGGCAGCCGCTCACTCACTTTCTGCTTCTGTGGTTCATCCTGTCCTGGTTCAGCGTCTCCTACAGATGGGCTGACGTTCTGTGGCCTTTCATGTCCGGCCTCCTCCCTCGGCGTTCGAGGCTCATCTGTGCTGTGGCCTGGGTCAGTGCTTTTCCCTCTTGGAGAAACCCATTCTTGCTCGTCCAGCACTTGGGAGGATTAGGCGGCACCCCACTTGCAGAAGGGCCTCCTTTAGGGCCTGTCCCGTGCGAGGCGCTTGGAGCCCCTCCCCCCATGAGTCACTGAGTGTCACTGGTAGTGCCCTGCGCACAGGCCCGCGCGCTCCGTGGCACCAGCCGCTCCGCGCGCCAGGCCTTGCAAGAGGCAGAAGGACCAGGAGAGGCtcggtccctgagtcccctcgATGCCGAGTCTGGCATCAGAGCAGCATCCTAGGGACCGTCGGGGCCGTGAGGTCCTGATGCCATGGCCCCCTCTCTGGAGAAAGGCTGCGATGACGCAGAAGCCACGTCCTGCTGAAGCAGGGCGTGCATTCAGAAGCAGGCGCAAGAGCTGTGGGGCCGAGAGAGCCTCAGGGCGTCTGCAGACCTCTGGCCACCCGGCAGCCCTGGGGCCAAGGGTAGAGCGCCTTCGTGCTTGCAGACCCCGGTTGTCACCCCCAGCCTGCCCCTGCTCCTTGTCTGCCCTCGGCAGGGTGCAGCCTAGCCTCCAGGTGTGGCTGCGTGCCCGGCAGTTACCTGTGTGGTGTGGGGCGCCCCCGCTCGGCGGTTGCAAAGAGCCTTGAATAAGTAGCAGCATGGAAATGACACAGTTCCAGCCAGGAGGCTCCGGGACCCAGAAGTGACCTTTCACTGCACCCAGTTATCTGGGAAAAGATGATGAACCATGAATTTTTTACGAACTAGGGAGAGAGGGGGAAGGATACAAAGATTAAAGGCACCCATTGAAAATCACATGTATTTTGTTGCAGGAGCAAAACCCTGGGACTCCCTGAAATTCTGAATTTTCCCGAGGGAAACAAACACCATAGACACCGAGCCCAGTTTATAAGGGTCCAGCGAGTGTTTCCCCGGAAAGGGCATAAATCCTCTTCCGCAGGCCCGCAGTGGAAGCAGCACTTGCCCGTGGAGGCCGGTGCCGTCTCTCCGGCCAGGTGCCCGCTGCGTGGGCCCCAGCTTTGGAGCTTTATGTCAGCAggagtatttttatttaatgtcacatggtaaacacaaagaaaacccTCTGTTCTCAGACCTCGTTTCAGCAGGGTGGGGAGTTAAGAGCTTAGCTCGTCGCCTTGTTTTCTGCCGAACTTAGTCAGGCTTCAGTATTTTTGTTCCTGGAGTGAAGCTTCCTGCCCCCATTAGAGACATTGAAAACTTCCTTGACTCATATCTTGCACTATTTGTTTAGTTCTTTAATAAATGAAACCCTAATCCAAGCGCAATTTCTGAAAGCctttctttcaacattttaagAAGTTACTTCCCCTGGTGAGAAGCCATCTTGTCGCCCGTGTCGAGCTGAACgacagagcctgccaggctggtCATTGCTCGTCCTCTCCTCTCTTACAGGGAAAGGACAGAAAGCCAGCGTACGCCTTTGATAAAGGCTGGCCAAGCTGGAGTGTCTTCCAGTAGGGGTGTGAGACAGGGCCCAGGGTGGTGGGTGGGAGCGGGGATGGGGTAGGAGGAAGCCCTGCCCCTGGGCCTCGGCACTAACATCCGACAACCACAGACA from Capra hircus breed San Clemente unplaced genomic scaffold, ASM170441v1, whole genome shotgun sequence includes the following:
- the PSMG3 gene encoding proteasome assembly chaperone 3; protein product: MEGKPLLTSKQKTAVVCGVPTEVVCTAFGSHILVVVTQLGKMGTLVSLEPSSVTGDIGKPVLNTKVLLGKDEPLVHVFAKNLVAFVSQEAGNRAVLLALAMKDKSMEAVKGLKEVIQMCQVW